The nucleotide sequence GCGAGTTGCTGCATTCCTTTTCGTCGATACGCACGTGGCGTTTGACCTGGTTGCGCAGGACCACTACCGCCACGTTGTAGTCCGGTCCCGCATACCATTGGCTGCGTTCGGTGTTCAGCGCGAGCAAGTCGCGGGTGCTGCACAAACTGTCCAGCCCCAGGGGCATTGGTGCCGCCTTGAAGGCCTTGGGCACTTTCCCGCTGACCATGTGCGCCAGGGTACTGATGATGTCGCTGCGCTTGATTACCGGCTGGTGAGGGCTGTAGCGCCGCGCCAACGGTGCGAGGGCTGCCTGCAATTCGACCTGGTCGGCCTGGGGCAGGTAGCGCGACGGATCGGCCTGGTCACCGATGACGCGCGGGGTGAGGATGAACAGGCGTTCACGTCGATTGTTCTGCCGTTCTGTCGAGGAAAACAGCGCCTTGCCCAGTAGCGGGATATCACCCAATAGGGGGACTTTGTTGCGCTTGTCGCTGCTTTCGGTGACGTGGAAACCACCGACCACCAGTGAGCGTTTTTCCGCCATGACGGCCTGGGTGCTGACCTTGCCTCGGCGTACATCGAGGTTGCCGGGAGTGGGGTTGGTTTCGTTGAAATTGCCATCTTCGATATCCACCGCCAAATGGATCTGGTGGCTGCCACGGCTGGTGATGACACGGGGGACCACCTGGAAGCTGGTGCCCACGGTGACCGGTAAAATGGTTGCATTCTCCCGGCCGGGGGTCAGGTACTGGGTGCGGTTGAAGTCGATGACCGCCGGTTGGTTTTCCAAGGTGAGCACCGAGGGGTTGGAGACCATGCTTGCCAGCCCCTTGGCTTCCAGCGCGCGTATATCTGCGTAGAAGCGCTCACGGTTCTCAATCGACACCTGCGAAGAGGTGCCCGGTGCCATATTGACGCCGCCACGGAATCGGCTGTTCTGAAACCCCCAGTTCACCCCGAACTCTCGCAATTGCGTGCGCTCGATATCGAGAATGATCGCGTCGATTTCCACCAGTTTGCGCGCGACATCGAGTTGAGTGATCAACTCTCGATACATGCCCTGCCGCTCAGGCAGGTCATAGATCAGCACAGCGTTATTGCGTACATCGGCTTCGACGCGAACCCTGCTGGGTGAGACCGGGGCTCGCGAGGTGAGTGTCGGGAGCGGATCCAACGGCCCGGTGTTGACGTTTGTACCCAGCATCTGCCCCAGTAAGGGGTTGCTCAATCGGGGAATGTTCGGTACGAGCGGCGCAGGCTGTGACGGGGAGGGTTGGTTCAGACTGTTGAGGGTCGAATTGGAACGCGGCTCCAGCAATCCACGCAGAATGCTGGCCACCCCCGGAATAGTGAGCTTCTCGCCGCGGTAATCCACTTGACGATCCGTCGCATTGGCGAATTTAAGCGGGAAACTCAGCACGCTCTGCTTTTCATCCGGA is from Pseudomonas marginalis and encodes:
- the sctC gene encoding type III secretion system outer membrane ring subunit SctC; its protein translation is MHNKNHEHSRLRRASPKGFPWRNAILLSWLLIPAGNTLAAIPPEWKNTAYAYEAEHKPLREVLEDFAQTFGTQLHVEGLLEGNVNGKIRANTPQSMLDRLGVEHRFQWYLYNNTLYISTLDQQDSARLEVSSETIADLKQALTDIGLLDSRFGWGELPEDGVVLVSGPRRYIEQIKQFSTQRRSPDEKQSVLSFPLKFANATDRQVDYRGEKLTIPGVASILRGLLEPRSNSTLNSLNQPSPSQPAPLVPNIPRLSNPLLGQMLGTNVNTGPLDPLPTLTSRAPVSPSRVRVEADVRNNAVLIYDLPERQGMYRELITQLDVARKLVEIDAIILDIERTQLREFGVNWGFQNSRFRGGVNMAPGTSSQVSIENRERFYADIRALEAKGLASMVSNPSVLTLENQPAVIDFNRTQYLTPGRENATILPVTVGTSFQVVPRVITSRGSHQIHLAVDIEDGNFNETNPTPGNLDVRRGKVSTQAVMAEKRSLVVGGFHVTESSDKRNKVPLLGDIPLLGKALFSSTERQNNRRERLFILTPRVIGDQADPSRYLPQADQVELQAALAPLARRYSPHQPVIKRSDIISTLAHMVSGKVPKAFKAAPMPLGLDSLCSTRDLLALNTERSQWYAGPDYNVAVVVLRNQVKRHVRIDEKECSNSQTLAVSVWPRAWLKPGEEAEVFIAMRPVVKDEHLSVPRPSLITPAQKATP